Sequence from the Rhodothermia bacterium genome:
CGGTTGCAGCCCCATGCGAGCATTTGACATCATCGGCATAAATTTCCAATTCGGGCTTGGTGTAAATTCGCGCTTCGTCCGAGGTCAAGATAGTTTTATTGGACTGATAGGCATTTGTTTTCTGGGCGTCCTGACGTACCATAATCTTGCCATTAAAAACGCCAGTTGATTTTCCACCCAAAATATGCTTATAGGACTCATTAGACGCGCAATTGGGGCAAGCGTGATCCACAAAAGTAGCATTATCAACGTGCATATTCCCTTGGGTCACGACAACGGCATTTAGGTTAGTTTCACAAAACTCGGCATTGGGCAGATAATTTTGGTTGTTCCGCACCTCTTTACCGGAAAGCGTCAGCACATTTGTTGAAAAAACCGAACCTGTTTCTTGCTGACTGGCAAGGGTATGGTGCTCTTTTGTATCCTCGCCCACATCCTGAAGGAGATGATAGGACACTTGTGCGTGTTCTGCAATCCTCCATTCCGAGACCATATTCACAAAGGAAGCCGTTGCGGAAAGCGCGATTCGGCTCTCCACGATACGAATTGAAGCGCCCGAATCCACTACAACCAACATACGCGGCTGGACGAATGCATCATTGGCCACGTTCACCAAGTTTACGATGTGCAGAATGGGCGCTACCATCTTGCCGGCCTTCACTTGTACCAACAGGCCATCGGTCAATAAGGCTGTATTTATCGCTACAAAAGCATCTTCAGCGGGATTCGCGATTTGATCAAAGTACCGCAGAGCTTGTTCATTCCCAGCGCGGAGCGCATCCGCAAGGGGTTCAATGTTCACACCATTCGGTATTGCGTCTAATTTTGACAGGTGTGGCGAATAAGTCCCATTGATCAAAACCACCACCAAGCCATCCATTTCAGGAAGTGCAAGCGAAGCTATCGTGGCCGCATCTGGAGGCTCCGCCGGAAGCGCGACAAGGTCTTGTTCTAAGGCAAAATTACGGAAGGGTGAATATTTATATCGTTCGGATTTTGTCTTTGGAAAGCCACTTCCCAGAAAAGACGTTAAGGCACGCCTTTGAAGTTCGGGTAAAGGCAGCCGTGTGGCTTCGGCGGCAAACCGATCCATTAACTGTTGTTCAAGCGTGGGTATGGACATTGTTTCCGTTTGGGTCATTTCATTCATGGTTTTATCCCGCAACTGCGTTTAGGCGGCCTCAAGGGCTAATTCCTCTTTGATCCAGTCGTATCCTTTTTCTTCAAGTTCTAAGGCCAATTCCTTGGTTCCGGACTTAACAATGCGGCCATTTACCAAGACGTGTACAAAGTCCGGTACAATGTATTCAAGCAATCGTTGGTAGTGGGTAATGACCAAAAAAGACCGTTTGGCACTCCGCAAGGCATTTACGCCATTGGCCACAATACGTAGCGCATCAATATCCAACCCAGAGTCAGTCTCGTCCAAAACAGCGAGTTTTGGTTCTAACAAAGCCATCTGAAAGATTTCGTTTCTTTTTTTCTCACCACCAGAGAAGCCTTCGTTCACAGCGCGATTGGTCAGGCTTTCCTTCATTTCCACCATGGCCTGTTTTTCTTTGATTAACTTCAGGAAGGCGGCGCCGGACAATGGTTCTTGGGAACGATACTTCCGAACACTATTTACCGACTCCCGCAGGAAGGTCATCATATTAACGCCGGGGAGTTCGACAGGGTACTGAAATGCCAAGAACAAGCCTTCACAAGCGCGTTCATCCGGTTCCATTTCTAATAATGCTTGTCCGTCAAACAAAACCGTTCCTTCCGTCACCTCGTATTCTTCTCGCCCCGCCAAGACCGAAGCCAAGGTGCTTTTGCCAGAGCCATTTGGCCCCATAATGGCATGAACTTCTCCGGGCTGGATATTCAGGTTTACCCCGCGTAGTATTTCGTGCCCCTCAACTGCGGCATGAAGGTTTTGAATTTCTAACATGGTTTATTTTTAAGTTTGATTGTTTTTTTCTATTCTGCCAACGTGGTGGCTAAACCGTCCAAACGGTAACTGTTATTGGGCACGCCATGCCACAAAAGCATGGGCTGTGCTTTGATAATGGTTTGCAAAAGCAGTATAATTCAGCATGAATTTTTGCCATACGTAGAGCGAGGCTTAGCCAACAGAGCCTTCCAATTCGATCGCCAAAAGTTTCTGCGCCTCTACCGCAAATTCCATCGGTAGTTTTGCAAGAATTTCCTTCACAAAACCATTTACAATCAATTTTATGGCGGCTTCTTCGCTTAATCCCCGTTGTTGGCAGTAAAAAATCTGGTCTTCTCCTACTTTGGAAGTGGTTGCTTCGTGTTCTACCTTTCCGGAATTGTTCAGGATTTCGATATAGGGGAAGGTATGTGCCCCACAACGATCGCCAAGCAGCATAGAATCGCACTGGGAGAAGTTCCGAGCATTTGCCGCATTTTTCCCGATTCGAACCAAGCCTCTATAAGCATTCTGACTTCTACCCGCCGAAATCCCTTTCGAGATAATGGTGGAGGAAGTGTTTTTGCCCAGATGGATCATTTTCGTTCCGGTATCGGCTTGTTGGTATCCTTTTGTAAATGCGACCGAGTAAAATTCCCCTACACTATGATCGCCCTTCAAGATTACGGAAGGATATTTCCAGGTAATAGCAGAGCCTGTTTCGAGCTGTGTCCAAGAAATTTTGGCGTGACTGCCTTCGCATATCCCACGTTTGGTGACGAAGTTATAAATCCCGCCTTTGCCTTCTTTATCCCCCGGATACCAGTTTTGGATGGTAGAATATTTAACCTCGGCATCCTTCATCGCAATAATCTCCACCACTGCGGCATGGAGCTGGTTTTCGTCGCGTTGAGGTGCAGTGCAACCCTCCAGATACGACACATAAGAACCTTCTTCTGCCACAATCAAAGTGCGTTCAAACTGTCCGGTTCCGGCCTCGTTGATTCTGAAATAAGTTGAAAGTTCCATCGGGCAACGCACACCTTTCGGGATATAACAGAAAGAGCCATCAGAGAAAACGGCGGAATTGAGTGCGGCATAAAAGTTATCGGTATAAGGGACAACAGCGCCAAGATACTGCTGCACGAGTTCGGGGTACTTCTCGACGGCCTCGCCGAAAGAGCAGAAAATGATTCCCAATTCTGCCAATTTTTCTTTGAATGTGGTATGCACCGAGACGGAATCCATTACCACATCCACCGCTACCCCCATCAAACGCTCTTGCTCCATCAACGGAATTCCAAGCCGCTCGAAGGTTCTGAGTAATTCGGGATCTACTTCGTCGAGGCTATTGTATTTGGGTTTACTTTTGGGTGCAGAGTAATAACTGATGGCCTGAAAATCGGGCAGGTTATATTTTAACAACGGCCATGTAGGATATTTTTCAGGGCTATTGTCTAATAATGATACAAAATGGCGAAATGCTTTGAGACGCCAAGCCAAGAGCCATGCGGGTTCTCCTTTTTTAGAAGAGATCAACCTCACAGTATCTTCTGTTAGGCCAGCAGGCGCGGTTTCGGCATCAATCTCGGTAACAAATCCCCACTCATATTCGCGGTCGGCAACTTCGTGAAGGATGGCAGTATCACTCGTCATAAGGCTTGGTTTAGGGCTATATAAGGGCCGTGCTTATTTATATTCAGTCTAAAATAACAGTCACAAACCAATTTCGTTCCATGAAGAATAGGAAAAAGTTGCGGCTCGGTGTAGGGAAAACACTTACACCTCTACTTACTCTTTGTCAATATCCGCCAAAAAAGTGGCCTTGTGCAGACCTCAACATGAAATTATTATCCACATAGGATGAGATTGGTACAAAACTTGAAGTCGTGTTAATCACACTCATTTACCTACTACCGTTCTACCTCCTATTGCTCCATGAACAAATTCACACCTCTTGCAACTACTTTTGCTGATGGCCCAACGATCGTTCGCCAGCAACAAGGTGCAACCATT
This genomic interval carries:
- the sufD gene encoding Fe-S cluster assembly protein SufD, whose product is MTQTETMSIPTLEQQLMDRFAAEATRLPLPELQRRALTSFLGSGFPKTKSERYKYSPFRNFALEQDLVALPAEPPDAATIASLALPEMDGLVVVLINGTYSPHLSKLDAIPNGVNIEPLADALRAGNEQALRYFDQIANPAEDAFVAINTALLTDGLLVQVKAGKMVAPILHIVNLVNVANDAFVQPRMLVVVDSGASIRIVESRIALSATASFVNMVSEWRIAEHAQVSYHLLQDVGEDTKEHHTLASQQETGSVFSTNVLTLSGKEVRNNQNYLPNAEFCETNLNAVVVTQGNMHVDNATFVDHACPNCASNESYKHILGGKSTGVFNGKIMVRQDAQKTNAYQSNKTILTSDEARIYTKPELEIYADDVKCSHGAATGKMDNEALFYLRARGLNEAAAKKMLLIAFAGDVTGKITLEALREDWNARIADRI
- the sufC gene encoding Fe-S cluster assembly ATPase SufC, whose translation is MLEIQNLHAAVEGHEILRGVNLNIQPGEVHAIMGPNGSGKSTLASVLAGREEYEVTEGTVLFDGQALLEMEPDERACEGLFLAFQYPVELPGVNMMTFLRESVNSVRKYRSQEPLSGAAFLKLIKEKQAMVEMKESLTNRAVNEGFSGGEKKRNEIFQMALLEPKLAVLDETDSGLDIDALRIVANGVNALRSAKRSFLVITHYQRLLEYIVPDFVHVLVNGRIVKSGTKELALELEEKGYDWIKEELALEAA
- the sufB gene encoding Fe-S cluster assembly protein SufB; its protein translation is MTSDTAILHEVADREYEWGFVTEIDAETAPAGLTEDTVRLISSKKGEPAWLLAWRLKAFRHFVSLLDNSPEKYPTWPLLKYNLPDFQAISYYSAPKSKPKYNSLDEVDPELLRTFERLGIPLMEQERLMGVAVDVVMDSVSVHTTFKEKLAELGIIFCSFGEAVEKYPELVQQYLGAVVPYTDNFYAALNSAVFSDGSFCYIPKGVRCPMELSTYFRINEAGTGQFERTLIVAEEGSYVSYLEGCTAPQRDENQLHAAVVEIIAMKDAEVKYSTIQNWYPGDKEGKGGIYNFVTKRGICEGSHAKISWTQLETGSAITWKYPSVILKGDHSVGEFYSVAFTKGYQQADTGTKMIHLGKNTSSTIISKGISAGRSQNAYRGLVRIGKNAANARNFSQCDSMLLGDRCGAHTFPYIEILNNSGKVEHEATTSKVGEDQIFYCQQRGLSEEAAIKLIVNGFVKEILAKLPMEFAVEAQKLLAIELEGSVG